One window from the genome of Roseomonas haemaphysalidis encodes:
- a CDS encoding M20/M25/M40 family metallo-hydrolase gives MNDTDSVARLAAALVQIDSRSFQSNHLLADRIVAELQGFEVERLGFADAQGTEKCVLVAHRGPPGGVALSGHMDTVPDTGWTEDPFSGRIDADGVLHGLGAADMKGPLAACIVAARGLPAGVPATLLITTDEETTKQGARLIADRSALARRAAPRGIVVAEPTGMVPVRGHRSNIDFIAVAEGVQAHSSLGVGRNANWALIPFLVEMKALAERLRQDASLHDAAYDPPFSDFNLVLDNHGAAVNVTVPRATARIKFRYSRGIDPSGTVAAVQAAAARAGVGLTVLRQGLPPEAAADHPFVRACEAATGRPAETRPFGTDASELQEVAPCVILGPEVMDTAHSPREQARVALLGAAVPVLRGLMGG, from the coding sequence ATGAACGATACCGATTCCGTGGCCCGCCTGGCCGCCGCCCTCGTGCAGATCGACAGCCGCAGCTTCCAGTCCAACCACCTGCTGGCCGACCGCATCGTGGCGGAGCTGCAAGGCTTCGAGGTGGAGCGCCTGGGCTTCGCGGACGCGCAGGGCACGGAGAAATGCGTGCTGGTGGCGCATCGCGGCCCGCCCGGGGGCGTCGCGCTGTCCGGCCACATGGACACGGTGCCGGACACCGGCTGGACCGAGGACCCCTTTTCCGGCCGTATCGACGCGGACGGCGTGCTGCACGGGCTGGGTGCCGCCGACATGAAGGGGCCGCTGGCCGCCTGCATCGTCGCGGCCCGGGGCCTGCCGGCGGGCGTGCCCGCCACGCTGCTGATCACCACGGACGAGGAAACCACCAAGCAGGGCGCGCGCCTGATCGCGGACCGTTCCGCCCTGGCCCGCCGCGCCGCGCCGCGCGGCATCGTGGTGGCAGAGCCGACGGGCATGGTGCCGGTGCGCGGCCACCGCAGCAACATCGACTTCATCGCGGTGGCCGAGGGGGTGCAGGCGCATTCCTCGCTGGGGGTGGGGCGCAACGCCAACTGGGCGCTGATCCCCTTTCTGGTGGAGATGAAGGCGCTGGCGGAAAGGCTGCGACAGGATGCCTCGCTGCACGACGCGGCCTACGACCCGCCGTTTTCTGACTTCAACCTGGTGCTGGACAACCACGGCGCGGCGGTGAACGTCACGGTGCCCCGGGCCACGGCCCGCATCAAGTTCCGCTACAGCCGCGGCATCGACCCATCCGGCACCGTGGCGGCGGTGCAGGCGGCGGCGGCGCGGGCGGGGGTGGGGCTGACGGTGCTGCGCCAGGGCCTGCCGCCCGAGGCCGCCGCCGACCACCCCTTCGTGCGCGCCTGCGAGGCCGCCACGGGCCGCCCGGCGGAAACCCGCCCCTTCGGCACCGATGCCAGCGAGTTGCAGGAGGTCGCGCCCTGCGTGATCCTGGGGCCGGAGGTGATGGACACGGCGCACAGCCCGCGCGAACAGGCGCGGGTGGCGCTGCTGGGCGCGGCCGTGCCGGTGCTGCGCGGGCTGATGGGCGGCTGA
- a CDS encoding threonine synthase: MTEPAYLDPRTGRTWPLATPRWCGPDRQPLLLTDLPGITRGQVDGAERSLWRYRAAFPFVPEKPISLGEGCTPLVRAEWAGAPVRFKCEWFMPSGSFKDRGASVMLSLLRAQGVAEVLEDSSGNGGAAISTYAAAGSMRAKILVPDSTSPAKTVQSRAAGAAIEMVAGSRQDCADAALAQADRIFYASHNWHPFFLHGTKTLAYELWEDLGFRAPDNVIIPCGAGSNVLGCGIGFGELIRAGQIQRLPRIFAAQPAHCGPIARAFLKQPAEAARPTIAEGTAIAEPLRLPEVLSVLHESRGGAVLLEEGEIAEATRGLARQGFYVEPTCAQAAAAFARLLAAGTIRANETTVVVLTGTGLKSTQRHAELIGMKL; this comes from the coding sequence ATGACCGAACCCGCCTATCTCGACCCCCGCACTGGCCGGACCTGGCCGCTCGCCACCCCCCGCTGGTGCGGCCCCGACCGCCAGCCGCTGTTGCTGACGGACCTGCCCGGCATCACCCGCGGGCAGGTGGACGGCGCCGAGCGCAGCCTGTGGCGGTACCGCGCCGCCTTTCCCTTCGTGCCCGAGAAGCCGATCTCGCTGGGCGAGGGCTGCACGCCGCTGGTGCGCGCGGAATGGGCCGGCGCGCCGGTGCGCTTCAAGTGCGAATGGTTCATGCCAAGCGGCAGCTTCAAGGACCGCGGCGCTTCCGTGATGCTGTCGCTCCTGCGCGCCCAGGGGGTGGCGGAGGTGCTGGAGGATTCCTCCGGCAACGGCGGCGCCGCCATCAGCACCTACGCGGCGGCGGGCAGCATGCGGGCCAAGATCCTGGTGCCCGATTCCACCAGCCCCGCCAAGACCGTGCAGTCCCGCGCCGCCGGCGCCGCCATCGAGATGGTGGCCGGCAGCCGGCAGGACTGCGCCGACGCCGCCCTGGCCCAGGCCGACCGCATCTTCTACGCCAGCCACAACTGGCACCCGTTCTTCCTGCACGGCACCAAGACCCTGGCCTACGAGCTGTGGGAGGACCTGGGCTTCCGCGCGCCGGACAACGTCATCATTCCCTGCGGCGCCGGCTCCAACGTGCTGGGCTGCGGCATCGGCTTCGGCGAGCTGATCCGCGCCGGGCAGATCCAGCGGCTGCCGCGCATCTTCGCGGCGCAGCCGGCGCATTGCGGTCCCATCGCCCGCGCCTTTCTGAAGCAGCCGGCCGAGGCCGCGCGCCCCACCATCGCCGAGGGCACCGCCATCGCCGAGCCGCTGCGGCTGCCGGAGGTGCTGTCCGTGCTGCATGAAAGCCGGGGCGGCGCCGTGCTGCTGGAGGAAGGCGAGATCGCGGAAGCCACGCGCGGCCTGGCACGGCAGGGATTCTATGTGGAGCCCACCTGCGCCCAGGCGGCGGCCGCCTTCGCGCGGCTGCTGGCGGCCGGCACCATCCGCGCCAACGAGACCACCGTGGTGGTGCTGACCGGCACCGGCCTGAAGTCCACCCAGCGCCATGCGGAACTGATCGGGATGAAGCTGTGA
- a CDS encoding M81 family metallopeptidase — protein sequence MTANPRVALLGFSIECNRFAPVAGREDFRVWLEGEAILADARARSPSALAEMPGFVAAMDRAGPWQPRPILLTMAEPNGPVEQPVFDAMMRSWRAGLEALRGAVEGVYCVLHGAGLTTGLDDPEGTVQALVREVLGEGVPMVCSYDLHANVSDGMVRDCDAFVGYRTNPHLDMRERGEESAALLCRLMAGERFHRAFRRLPIVAPPVSLLTAEGPYAEVINLGQARAAVLGPARVANVSAMAGFAYGDTPFNGFAIVVTGPDAAATEALAEELAQATWARRARFVARLTSLREATERALTSEVPLCFADVADNPGGGGRGNTMFILEAFHKAGVRDAIFGIIHDPALAAEAHALGQGAAFTARFNRDGVQGFSKPFAAGARVQALSDGKVVGRRGIYARTAIDLGPTAALALGGITVVVVSRRAQCADPVFLEHLGLDVGAARVVVVKSRGHFRGGFDEFFSAPRILEVDVPGLTSPVLDRFHWTKLPRPVLPLDPEACWP from the coding sequence GTGACCGCCAACCCCCGCGTCGCGCTGCTGGGCTTCTCCATCGAGTGCAACCGCTTCGCGCCCGTGGCGGGGCGCGAGGACTTCCGCGTCTGGCTGGAAGGCGAGGCGATCCTCGCGGATGCCCGCGCGCGCAGCCCCAGCGCGCTGGCGGAGATGCCCGGCTTCGTGGCGGCCATGGACCGTGCCGGCCCCTGGCAGCCGCGCCCGATCCTGCTGACCATGGCCGAGCCGAACGGCCCGGTGGAGCAGCCGGTGTTCGACGCCATGATGCGGTCCTGGCGCGCCGGGCTGGAGGCGCTGCGCGGCGCGGTGGAGGGCGTCTACTGCGTGCTGCACGGCGCCGGCCTGACCACCGGGCTGGACGACCCCGAGGGCACGGTGCAGGCGCTGGTGCGCGAGGTGCTGGGCGAGGGCGTGCCGATGGTCTGCAGCTACGACCTGCACGCCAATGTCTCGGACGGCATGGTGCGCGATTGCGACGCCTTTGTCGGCTACCGCACCAACCCGCATCTCGACATGCGCGAGCGGGGCGAGGAGAGCGCCGCGCTGTTGTGCCGCCTGATGGCGGGCGAGCGGTTCCACCGCGCCTTCCGCCGCCTGCCGATCGTGGCACCCCCGGTCAGCCTGCTGACGGCCGAGGGGCCTTATGCCGAGGTCATCAACCTGGGCCAGGCACGCGCCGCCGTGCTGGGCCCGGCGCGGGTGGCCAACGTGTCCGCCATGGCCGGCTTCGCCTATGGCGACACGCCGTTCAACGGCTTCGCCATTGTCGTCACCGGCCCCGACGCGGCGGCCACCGAGGCACTGGCGGAGGAGCTGGCGCAGGCCACCTGGGCCCGCCGCGCCCGCTTCGTGGCCCGGCTCACCTCGCTGCGGGAAGCGACGGAGCGGGCGCTGACCAGCGAGGTGCCGCTGTGCTTCGCCGATGTCGCGGACAACCCGGGCGGCGGCGGGCGCGGCAACACCATGTTCATCCTGGAAGCCTTCCACAAGGCAGGCGTGCGGGACGCGATCTTCGGCATCATCCACGACCCGGCGCTGGCGGCGGAAGCGCATGCGCTGGGGCAGGGGGCGGCCTTCACCGCGCGCTTCAACCGCGATGGCGTGCAGGGCTTCAGCAAGCCCTTCGCCGCCGGGGCACGGGTGCAGGCGCTGTCGGACGGCAAGGTGGTTGGCCGGCGCGGCATCTACGCGCGCACCGCCATCGACCTGGGACCCACGGCGGCGCTGGCGCTGGGGGGCATCACGGTGGTGGTAGTCAGCCGCCGCGCGCAATGCGCGGACCCGGTGTTCCTGGAGCATCTCGGGCTTGATGTCGGCGCGGCGCGGGTGGTGGTGGTCAAGTCGCGCGGGCATTTCCGCGGCGGCTTCGACGAGTTCTTCAGCGCGCCGCGCATCTTGGAGGTGGACGTGCCGGGCCTGACCTCCCCGGTCTTGGACCGCTTCCACTGGACCAAGCTGCCGCGCCCGGTGCTGCCGCTGGACCCGGAGGCATGCTGGCCCTAG
- the bluB gene encoding 5,6-dimethylbenzimidazole synthase produces MNPPPFDDGFRRQLAALFRWRRDVRRFRTTPLPGGLLERLLEVANHAPSVGLSQPWRFVAVDSAARRAAIRANFASSNAAAAPAGRTAHYARLKLAGLDEAPCHLAVFAEPDPAQGHGLGRRTMPETSAYSAVLAVHTLWLAARAEGIGMGWVSILDPAAVAAALDVPGHWTLIGYFCLGFPEAEDDTPELEREGWERRRPAALLRR; encoded by the coding sequence GTGAACCCGCCGCCCTTTGACGACGGCTTCCGCCGGCAGCTCGCCGCGCTGTTCCGCTGGCGGCGGGACGTGCGGCGCTTCCGCACCACGCCGCTGCCCGGCGGCCTGCTGGAACGGCTGCTGGAGGTCGCCAATCACGCCCCCTCGGTCGGCCTGAGCCAGCCCTGGCGCTTCGTGGCGGTGGACAGCGCCGCCCGCCGCGCCGCCATCCGCGCCAATTTCGCGTCCAGCAACGCCGCCGCCGCGCCGGCCGGCCGCACCGCGCATTATGCCCGCCTGAAGCTGGCCGGGCTGGACGAGGCGCCCTGCCATCTGGCGGTCTTCGCCGAGCCAGACCCGGCGCAGGGCCATGGGCTGGGGCGGCGGACCATGCCGGAAACCAGCGCCTATTCGGCGGTGCTGGCGGTGCACACGCTGTGGCTGGCCGCGCGGGCCGAGGGCATCGGGATGGGGTGGGTGTCGATCCTCGACCCCGCGGCGGTGGCTGCCGCGCTGGACGTGCCGGGGCATTGGACCCTGATCGGCTATTTCTGCCTGGGTTTTCCGGAAGCCGAGGACGACACGCCGGAACTGGAGCGCGAGGGGTGGGAGCGGCGCCGGCCCGCCGCGCTGCTGCGCCGCTAG
- a CDS encoding MFS transporter has protein sequence MTVPAAPAPLPEKDRDWPVIGLIGTAHFLSHFYMLCLAPLFPVWKEEFGVSYTTLGFSIALMSTVTAVLQTPVGFLVDRQGARRYLVGGTLVMALSISAMAFAPNFGTILALALLSGVGNSVIHPADYAILAGSINKSRMGRAFSMHTMTGNLGFAAAPPIIAALALGLGWREALLLVGLLGVPVVAAILWQSRILTDQPKPRAAAGEATGANLLFSKPMLLFFAFFWLSSMASSGFQAFAIPVMGVLWGLPVAMGSTLLTGYFVGNILGVLAGGWFADHSKRHGAFVVGLTLVAVALILALGAVPLPPAGAIVVALLAGLALGASRTPRDVMVKDAAPPGQIGKVFGFISSGLPLGGAMTPAVGLLLDHGLPHLVMPLVAGLLALSLLCMGTAKGSARQAAAAIPAE, from the coding sequence ATGACCGTTCCCGCCGCCCCGGCGCCCCTGCCCGAAAAGGACCGGGACTGGCCCGTCATCGGGTTGATCGGCACGGCGCATTTCCTGTCGCACTTCTACATGCTGTGCCTGGCGCCGCTGTTTCCCGTGTGGAAAGAGGAGTTCGGCGTGTCCTACACCACGCTGGGCTTTTCCATCGCGCTGATGAGCACCGTCACGGCGGTGCTGCAAACGCCCGTGGGCTTTCTGGTCGACCGCCAGGGGGCGCGGCGCTACCTGGTCGGCGGCACCCTGGTCATGGCGCTGTCCATCTCCGCCATGGCCTTCGCGCCCAACTTCGGCACCATCCTGGCGCTGGCCTTGCTGTCGGGCGTCGGCAACAGCGTGATCCACCCGGCCGACTACGCCATCCTGGCCGGCAGCATCAACAAGAGCCGCATGGGGCGGGCCTTTTCCATGCACACCATGACCGGCAACCTGGGCTTCGCCGCCGCGCCGCCGATCATCGCGGCGCTGGCGCTCGGCCTTGGCTGGCGCGAGGCGCTGCTGTTGGTCGGGCTGCTGGGCGTGCCGGTGGTGGCCGCGATCCTGTGGCAAAGCCGCATCCTGACCGACCAGCCCAAGCCACGCGCCGCGGCTGGCGAGGCCACCGGCGCCAACCTGCTGTTCAGCAAGCCGATGCTGCTGTTCTTCGCCTTCTTCTGGCTGTCCTCCATGGCCTCCTCCGGCTTCCAGGCCTTCGCCATCCCGGTCATGGGGGTGCTGTGGGGGCTGCCGGTGGCGATGGGCTCCACCCTGCTGACCGGCTACTTCGTGGGCAACATCCTGGGCGTGCTCGCTGGCGGCTGGTTCGCCGACCATTCCAAGCGCCACGGCGCCTTCGTGGTGGGGCTGACCCTGGTGGCCGTGGCGCTGATCCTGGCGCTGGGCGCCGTGCCGCTGCCGCCGGCGGGGGCCATCGTCGTGGCGCTGCTGGCGGGGCTGGCGCTCGGCGCCAGCCGCACGCCGCGCGACGTGATGGTCAAGGACGCCGCGCCGCCGGGGCAGATCGGCAAGGTGTTCGGCTTCATCTCCTCCGGCCTGCCGCTGGGCGGCGCCATGACGCCGGCGGTGGGGCTGCTGCTGGACCACGGACTGCCGCATCTGGTGATGCCGCTGGTGGCGGGGCTGCTGGCGCTGTCGCTGCTGTGCATGGGCACCGCCAAGGGCAGCGCGCGGCAGGCGGCGGCGGCCATTCCGGCCGAGTGA
- a CDS encoding DUF5991 domain-containing protein: MRRRRWLAGILAAITMAAGGGALAQGAPPGLDAWTGNYRFEWHGGRSAGGSGIAVTYELRVSARTCRLDITGFQTDEHILCEIGADPNTLWVRFRSYADGKLTNRYNVARFRPGQELFQLKRDGGGVPLTAWGALSPEPGPTPPAIRFKRV, encoded by the coding sequence ATGCGGCGCAGACGCTGGCTTGCGGGGATTCTGGCGGCGATCACCATGGCCGCCGGCGGCGGCGCCCTGGCGCAGGGCGCGCCACCTGGCCTCGATGCCTGGACCGGCAACTACCGCTTCGAATGGCACGGCGGCCGCAGCGCCGGCGGCAGCGGCATCGCGGTCACCTATGAGCTGCGGGTCAGCGCGCGCACCTGCCGCCTGGACATCACCGGCTTTCAAACGGACGAGCACATCCTGTGCGAGATCGGCGCCGACCCGAACACGCTGTGGGTGCGCTTCCGCTCCTATGCCGACGGCAAGCTGACCAACCGCTACAACGTCGCCCGCTTCCGGCCCGGGCAGGAGTTGTTCCAGCTGAAGCGCGACGGGGGTGGCGTGCCGCTGACCGCCTGGGGTGCCCTGAGCCCGGAGCCGGGGCCGACGCCGCCGGCCATCCGCTTCAAGCGGGTCTGA
- a CDS encoding LysR family transcriptional regulator: MRAPDLDLDLLRCFVQVAERGGFTPGATALGLTQSAVSLKVKRLEELLGRRVFERTSRSVALTRDGETLLAYARRMLALNDEAVRRLVAPPVAGHLRLGVADHFVPRNLAPILARFAADYPEVRLEVEVGRSHELRQAQERGTLDLVLGKRRDGETAGTILWTEPIIWVAAPGWQAPEGRPLPVAMLPQGCMFRDRALAALARAGLGFEVVYTSASLLGVAAAAQAGLAATVLGRSGLPPGLREFAGLPPLGVAEMAVFGDAAGRTQLVAPLVLLIRDSLEQH, from the coding sequence TTGCGGGCGCCGGACCTCGACCTCGACCTGCTGCGCTGCTTCGTGCAGGTGGCGGAGCGCGGCGGGTTCACGCCCGGCGCCACCGCGCTGGGCCTGACGCAATCGGCCGTCAGCCTGAAGGTGAAGCGGCTGGAGGAGCTGCTGGGCCGCCGGGTGTTCGAGCGCACCAGCCGCTCCGTGGCGCTGACGCGGGATGGCGAAACGCTGCTGGCCTATGCCCGCCGCATGCTGGCACTGAATGACGAGGCGGTGCGCCGGCTGGTGGCGCCGCCCGTGGCGGGCCACCTGCGGCTCGGCGTCGCGGACCACTTCGTGCCGCGCAACCTGGCGCCCATCCTGGCCCGCTTCGCCGCCGACTACCCCGAGGTGCGGCTGGAGGTGGAGGTCGGCCGCAGCCACGAGCTGCGCCAGGCGCAGGAGCGCGGCACGCTGGACCTGGTGCTGGGCAAGCGGCGCGACGGCGAAACGGCGGGCACCATCCTGTGGACGGAGCCCATCATCTGGGTGGCCGCCCCCGGCTGGCAGGCACCGGAAGGCCGCCCCCTGCCGGTGGCCATGCTGCCCCAGGGCTGCATGTTCCGCGACCGCGCGCTGGCCGCGCTGGCGCGCGCGGGGCTGGGGTTCGAGGTGGTCTACACCTCGGCCAGCCTGCTTGGCGTGGCCGCCGCGGCGCAGGCCGGTTTGGCGGCCACCGTGCTTGGCCGTTCCGGCCTGCCGCCGGGGTTGCGGGAATTCGCCGGCCTGCCGCCGCTCGGCGTGGCCGAGATGGCGGTGTTCGGCGATGCCGCCGGGCGCACACAGCTTGTTGCGCCGCTGGTGCTGCTGATCCGCGATAGCCTGGAGCAGCACTAG
- a CDS encoding aspartate/glutamate racemase family protein: protein MVDKVLGVLGGMGPLASAQFMLRLTLLTPAGRDQDHIPAVLWSDPRVPDRTLARLHGGESPLPALARGVAGLAAAGAGAIAIPCNTAHGWFDELRATTALPVLHIVDAAAEDLARQGIKGGRIGVMGTAATLAMRLYQDRLEALGYEVIVPGAAEMEALVSPGIARVKANDVAGAYAPLAEAAGILRQRGAAAVVLGCTEIPLGIQAGPHAEIGVPLVDTIDALALAAIRWARG from the coding sequence GTGGTGGACAAGGTTCTCGGCGTGCTGGGCGGCATGGGGCCGCTGGCCAGCGCGCAGTTCATGCTGCGGCTGACGCTGCTGACGCCGGCGGGGCGCGACCAGGACCACATCCCGGCCGTGCTGTGGTCCGACCCCCGCGTGCCCGACCGCACCCTGGCGCGGCTGCATGGCGGCGAAAGCCCGCTGCCGGCCCTGGCGCGCGGCGTGGCGGGGCTGGCCGCCGCCGGCGCGGGGGCCATCGCCATTCCCTGCAACACCGCGCATGGCTGGTTCGACGAGCTGCGCGCCACCACGGCGCTGCCGGTGCTGCACATCGTCGACGCGGCGGCTGAGGACCTGGCGCGCCAGGGCATCAAGGGCGGGCGCATCGGCGTCATGGGCACCGCCGCCACCCTGGCCATGCGCCTGTACCAGGACCGGCTGGAAGCGCTGGGCTACGAGGTGATCGTGCCCGGGGCGGCGGAGATGGAGGCCCTCGTTTCCCCCGGTATCGCCAGGGTCAAGGCCAACGATGTGGCCGGCGCCTACGCCCCGCTGGCCGAGGCCGCGGGCATCCTGCGCCAGCGCGGGGCGGCCGCCGTGGTGCTGGGGTGCACCGAGATCCCGCTCGGCATCCAGGCCGGCCCGCACGCCGAGATCGGCGTGCCGCTGGTCGACACCATCGACGCGCTGGCGCTGGCCGCCATCCGCTGGGCCAGGGGGTAG
- a CDS encoding sulfite exporter TauE/SafE family protein, translated as MQHLSDPVWLAALALAMAFTGLVSGTLAGLLGVGGGIVIVPVLFNVLPLFGIPEAVQMKLAVGTSLATIIPTSIVSARKHYAKGAIDGTLLRRIWPSMVLGVVLGTIAAIWLHGAALSAVFAVIALLVALNMGFTGVDFKIRDITPRGPGLWGIGGFIGMISAMMGIGGGTVGVPILSMFGTPIRSAVATASVFGLIISIPATAGFIYGGLGVQDLPPWSIGYVNLIGFALIVPSSILATPWGVNLAHTIPPLALKRAFAVFLAITAARMIYSLVT; from the coding sequence ATGCAACATCTGTCCGACCCCGTCTGGCTGGCCGCGCTGGCGCTCGCCATGGCCTTCACCGGCCTGGTGTCCGGGACGCTCGCGGGGCTGCTCGGCGTTGGCGGTGGCATCGTCATCGTGCCGGTGCTGTTCAACGTGCTGCCGCTGTTCGGCATTCCCGAGGCGGTGCAGATGAAGCTGGCGGTCGGCACCAGCCTGGCCACCATCATCCCGACCTCCATCGTCTCTGCCCGCAAGCACTACGCCAAGGGCGCGATCGACGGCACGCTGCTGCGGCGCATCTGGCCCAGCATGGTGCTGGGCGTGGTGCTGGGCACGATCGCCGCCATCTGGCTGCATGGCGCGGCGCTGTCGGCGGTGTTCGCGGTGATCGCGCTGCTGGTGGCGCTGAACATGGGCTTCACGGGCGTGGACTTCAAAATCCGCGACATCACGCCGCGCGGGCCCGGGCTGTGGGGCATCGGCGGTTTCATTGGCATGATCTCGGCCATGATGGGCATCGGCGGCGGCACGGTGGGCGTGCCGATCCTGTCGATGTTCGGCACGCCCATCCGCTCGGCGGTGGCCACCGCCTCCGTGTTCGGGTTGATCATCTCCATCCCGGCCACGGCGGGCTTCATCTATGGCGGCCTGGGGGTGCAGGACCTGCCGCCATGGTCCATTGGCTATGTGAACCTGATCGGCTTCGCGCTGATCGTGCCGAGCTCCATCCTGGCCACGCCCTGGGGCGTGAACCTGGCGCACACCATCCCGCCGCTGGCGCTGAAGCGCGCCTTCGCGGTGTTCCTGGCCATCACGGCGGCGCGGATGATCTATTCGCTGGTGACCTGA